From a single Planctellipticum variicoloris genomic region:
- a CDS encoding PSD1 and planctomycete cytochrome C domain-containing protein → MASLLFAVSLSRAEPPAFFRGLNLNGPNVTIDGHAWEGRDSGHYVCQDKAFESQNVPLVPSTDPERAKMIRSSRWGGNRVELTDLAPGTYTVFLYVWEDNDPETYAIAVNERQVEARYNSGKAGHWQRLGPWYAESRDGRIVVTSRGGAANFSGIELWRGRHDGSRDAPLNDDELAFFEKRIRPLLVQHCYECHSAESKELQGELLVDSRGTIRRGGATGPAVVPGDPEHSLLIDSVRYTNTDLQMPPDGKLTETEIADLERWVKMGAPDPRVTATKFIGKQIDVAAAREFWSLRPLVRPAVPTVRNAAWPINDIDRFILAKLEERGLQPAPAADKRVLLRRATYDLIGLPPTLEEQQAFLADDSAEAYSRVVERLLASPRYGERWGRHWLDVVRYADTAGDNSDYPIPQMHRYRDWVIDAFNRDLPYDEFVRDQLAGDLRGGATDEERFQRIVATGYIANARRFGSRVDDYPQHLTIEDTLDNLGRSFLGMTLSCARCHDHKFDPITTRDYYGLYGIFQSTRYPWPGIELDKRQRDFVVLASPEKQDEAREALAARAKEQSRLDAEVDTLRNRLKKAPEGERKSIEATLMEAELAAGEHRDRPAPFETAYAVADAGALDDAAVQLKGDPTRTGDVVHRRFLSVLGGQELPENCRSSGRVELADWILAADNPLPARVMANRIWQQHFGRGLVPTPNDFGRQGKPSTHPELLDDLAASFRDGGWSIKSMQRLIMLSSTYRQAADRDVQAIAQDPANEWLAGFPRRRLDAESIRDTLLVLGGNLDLSPAGPHPFPPEHTWGFTQHNPFKAVYDSRHRSVYLMTQRIQRHPYLAIFDGADPSTSTPARTTSTTPLQALYLLNDPFVHEQSRLVAERVMADRQGEPDRIRFAGELLFARPAGTEEVAAAREFLARSRELLREQGLPSDQLEHESWRAYIRSLFRLNEFVYLD, encoded by the coding sequence ATGGCGTCCCTGCTGTTCGCGGTGAGTTTGAGTCGTGCGGAGCCTCCCGCGTTTTTTCGCGGCCTGAATCTGAACGGCCCCAACGTTACGATCGACGGGCACGCGTGGGAGGGGCGCGATTCCGGGCATTACGTCTGCCAGGACAAGGCATTCGAGAGTCAGAATGTCCCGCTCGTTCCGTCGACCGATCCCGAGCGGGCGAAGATGATCCGCAGCAGCCGCTGGGGGGGCAACCGCGTCGAACTGACGGACCTGGCTCCCGGGACTTACACGGTCTTCCTTTACGTCTGGGAGGATAACGACCCGGAAACCTATGCGATCGCCGTCAATGAGCGTCAGGTTGAGGCGCGTTACAACAGCGGAAAGGCAGGACATTGGCAGAGACTCGGCCCGTGGTATGCGGAATCCCGCGACGGCAGGATTGTCGTCACCAGCCGGGGCGGCGCCGCGAACTTCTCGGGAATCGAGCTGTGGCGCGGCCGACACGACGGAAGCCGCGACGCGCCGCTGAACGACGACGAACTTGCATTCTTCGAGAAACGAATCCGGCCGCTGCTGGTGCAGCATTGCTACGAATGCCACAGCGCGGAGTCGAAGGAGTTGCAGGGGGAACTGCTGGTTGATTCGCGAGGGACGATTCGCCGGGGAGGGGCCACCGGGCCGGCGGTTGTGCCGGGCGATCCCGAGCACAGCCTGTTGATCGACTCGGTCCGTTATACAAATACCGACCTGCAGATGCCTCCGGACGGGAAGCTGACGGAGACGGAAATCGCCGATCTCGAACGCTGGGTCAAAATGGGGGCGCCCGACCCGCGCGTAACCGCCACGAAGTTCATCGGCAAACAGATCGACGTGGCCGCCGCGCGGGAATTCTGGTCCCTGCGGCCGCTGGTCAGGCCGGCGGTCCCGACGGTCAGAAACGCCGCCTGGCCCATCAATGACATTGACCGCTTTATTCTGGCGAAACTGGAGGAGCGCGGGCTGCAGCCTGCCCCGGCCGCCGACAAGCGAGTTCTCCTGCGCCGCGCAACGTACGACCTGATCGGGCTGCCGCCGACGCTGGAGGAGCAGCAGGCGTTTCTTGCGGATGATTCGGCCGAGGCCTATTCGCGCGTCGTCGAGCGGCTGCTGGCTTCGCCCCGTTATGGCGAGCGCTGGGGGCGGCACTGGCTCGACGTCGTCCGCTATGCGGATACCGCCGGGGACAATTCCGACTACCCGATCCCTCAGATGCATCGTTACCGGGACTGGGTGATCGACGCCTTCAACCGCGATCTGCCTTACGACGAGTTCGTTCGAGATCAGCTTGCGGGTGACCTGCGCGGCGGAGCGACCGACGAGGAACGTTTCCAGCGAATCGTCGCGACCGGATACATCGCCAATGCCCGACGGTTCGGCTCGCGCGTCGACGACTATCCGCAGCATCTGACGATTGAAGACACGCTCGACAATCTGGGCCGCAGTTTTCTCGGCATGACTTTGAGCTGCGCCCGGTGCCACGACCATAAATTTGATCCGATCACGACGCGGGACTATTACGGCCTCTACGGTATTTTTCAGAGCACGCGGTATCCCTGGCCGGGGATCGAGCTCGACAAGCGTCAGCGAGACTTTGTGGTGCTTGCTTCCCCGGAAAAACAGGACGAGGCTCGGGAGGCGCTGGCTGCGCGGGCGAAGGAGCAATCTCGACTCGACGCCGAAGTCGACACTCTCAGAAACCGGCTGAAGAAGGCCCCGGAGGGGGAAAGGAAGAGCATCGAAGCAACGCTGATGGAAGCCGAGCTCGCCGCCGGGGAGCACCGGGATCGCCCCGCACCCTTTGAAACGGCTTACGCCGTCGCCGACGCTGGGGCTCTCGACGATGCGGCGGTGCAATTGAAGGGCGATCCGACCCGGACAGGGGACGTCGTCCATCGACGATTCCTTTCGGTGCTCGGGGGCCAGGAGCTGCCGGAGAACTGCCGGTCGAGCGGGCGAGTCGAACTGGCGGACTGGATTCTCGCCGCCGACAACCCGCTTCCCGCACGGGTCATGGCGAATCGGATCTGGCAGCAGCACTTCGGCCGCGGCCTCGTGCCGACGCCCAACGATTTTGGCAGGCAGGGCAAGCCTTCGACGCATCCGGAACTGCTCGACGATCTTGCCGCCAGTTTTCGCGACGGGGGGTGGTCGATCAAGTCGATGCAGCGTCTGATCATGCTGTCGAGCACCTACCGGCAGGCTGCGGACCGCGATGTGCAAGCGATTGCGCAGGATCCCGCGAACGAATGGCTGGCCGGTTTTCCGCGGCGGCGGCTCGATGCCGAGTCGATTCGCGACACGCTGCTGGTGCTGGGGGGAAATCTTGATCTTTCGCCGGCGGGACCGCATCCGTTCCCCCCGGAGCATACGTGGGGCTTCACGCAGCACAATCCGTTCAAGGCGGTCTACGACAGCCGGCATCGCAGCGTGTATCTGATGACGCAGCGCATCCAGCGGCATCCGTATCTGGCGATATTTGATGGCGCCGATCCCTCGACGAGCACGCCGGCGAGAACGACGAGCACAACTCCGCTGCAGGCGCTCTACCTCCTGAATGATCCGTTCGTGCATGAGCAGTCGCGGCTCGTCGCCGAGCGCGTCATGGCCGATCGCCAGGGCGAACCTGATCGGATTCGGTTTGCGGGCGAGCTGCTCTTCGCGCGGCCGGCAGGCACGGAGGAGGTCGCCGCCGCGCGGGAATTCCTCGCACGATCCCGGGAGCTGCTGCGCGAGCAGGGTCTCCCGTCGGATCAGCTCGAACACGAATCCTGGCGGGCGTACATCCGGTCGTTGTTCCGCCTGAATGAGTTTGTGTACCTCGATTGA
- a CDS encoding DUF1501 domain-containing protein — protein MRSIPVAPRREFLRSFVGGSLLMPGLLSELLADSTSSPGDPLAPRPSHFSAKAKRVIFVFSNGGASHMDTFDYKPELFRADGKKTGSGGGLSNQQRVLLKPFWEFRPGGTCGTLVSDLFPQLRECMDDICVIRSLNGNDNEHYNATLGMHTGSFFFSRPSIGSWVSYGLGTQNQNLPSFVALAPQMPYAGTQIFNNDFLPAYHQGVRVVGGKEPIANLDRRSKQRGLQELELGLADVLNNRHLRARADDTDLAARIRSFETAFHMQADAPEAFDVGREDDATLGLYGLKRGQSDGFGWQCLVARRLAERGVRFIELVDGSSSNNWDQHGNMAEHAVHAKNIDQPLAGLLRDLKQRGMLDETLVVWTTEFGRTPGVDGEKGRGHHSACFSSWLAGGGVKGGIAYGKTDEIGATVAENRVHVHDFHATILHLIGIDHTRLTYRHGGRDYRLTDVHGRVVRDILA, from the coding sequence ATGCGTTCGATTCCCGTCGCTCCACGTCGTGAGTTCCTCCGCTCGTTCGTGGGGGGCTCGCTGCTCATGCCCGGCCTCCTGAGCGAGCTTCTCGCGGATTCGACGTCGTCCCCCGGCGATCCGCTTGCTCCGCGACCATCGCACTTTTCCGCGAAGGCGAAGCGTGTGATCTTCGTCTTTTCGAATGGCGGGGCATCACACATGGACACGTTCGACTACAAGCCGGAGCTGTTTCGGGCCGATGGCAAGAAGACGGGCTCGGGGGGCGGTCTGTCGAACCAGCAGCGGGTCCTGCTGAAGCCGTTCTGGGAGTTTCGGCCCGGGGGAACCTGCGGCACGCTTGTCAGCGATCTGTTCCCGCAACTCCGGGAGTGCATGGACGACATTTGCGTCATTCGTTCGCTGAACGGCAACGACAACGAGCATTACAACGCCACGCTGGGGATGCACACTGGATCGTTCTTCTTCTCGCGGCCGAGTATCGGCTCCTGGGTGAGCTATGGCCTGGGGACGCAGAATCAGAACCTGCCGTCGTTTGTGGCGCTGGCGCCGCAAATGCCGTACGCAGGAACGCAGATCTTTAACAACGACTTTCTTCCGGCCTATCACCAGGGAGTTCGCGTCGTGGGAGGAAAGGAGCCGATCGCCAACCTGGATCGGCGTTCGAAGCAGCGCGGACTGCAGGAGTTGGAGCTGGGCCTCGCCGACGTCCTCAATAACCGCCACCTCCGGGCGCGGGCCGACGACACCGATCTGGCGGCCCGGATTCGGAGTTTCGAGACGGCGTTCCACATGCAGGCTGATGCCCCCGAGGCCTTCGATGTCGGACGCGAAGACGACGCGACGCTCGGCCTGTACGGACTGAAACGGGGTCAGAGCGACGGCTTTGGCTGGCAATGCCTCGTCGCGAGACGCCTCGCGGAGAGGGGGGTGAGATTTATCGAGCTTGTCGACGGCAGCAGCAGCAACAACTGGGACCAGCATGGCAACATGGCGGAGCATGCGGTGCATGCAAAAAACATCGACCAGCCTCTCGCAGGCCTGTTGCGGGACCTCAAACAGCGCGGAATGCTCGACGAGACGCTCGTCGTTTGGACCACGGAGTTCGGTCGGACGCCGGGAGTCGACGGAGAAAAGGGACGAGGGCACCATAGCGCGTGCTTCTCGTCCTGGCTGGCGGGGGGTGGGGTGAAGGGAGGAATCGCCTACGGCAAGACTGATGAGATCGGGGCCACGGTCGCTGAGAACCGAGTCCACGTGCACGACTTCCACGCGACAATTCTGCACCTGATCGGGATCGATCACACGCGTCTGACCTATCGCCACGGGGGCCGCGACTATCGTCTGACCGACGTCCATGGCCGCGTGGTCCGCGATATTCTGGCGTGA
- a CDS encoding peptidyl-alpha-hydroxyglycine alpha-amidating lyase family protein — MQFSRTMSLCTFLVVLIIAGGTSLADDEAGFRPVTDFLKLPDGWTLGSCSAVGVNGRGEILLLHRGRHPLIIFDASGRFLRSWGDDLIQSPHGLRVDRDDNVWVTDIGGHRVFKFDPSGKLLLSLGNGKPGAGDDQFNKPTDVAFGPDGEFFVADGYGNARVLRFAASGKLIKTWGTPGTGPGEFDLPHAIVVDPRERVLVGDRENNRIQIFDRDGALLEIWAGFAPYGLAFNHNGILFVADARANQILELDANGKVRRSWGRKGTGPGEFDLPHMLTSDADGNLFVAEVGGKRLQKFVRK, encoded by the coding sequence ATGCAGTTCTCTCGGACGATGTCGCTGTGCACGTTCCTTGTCGTATTGATCATTGCGGGCGGAACATCACTGGCCGATGACGAAGCAGGCTTTCGGCCGGTCACGGACTTTCTGAAGCTCCCCGACGGCTGGACTTTGGGAAGTTGTTCGGCCGTGGGGGTCAATGGGCGGGGCGAGATTCTGCTCCTCCATCGCGGTAGACATCCGCTGATCATCTTCGATGCAAGCGGCCGATTCCTGCGGTCGTGGGGCGACGATCTGATCCAGTCGCCGCACGGTCTGCGGGTCGATCGCGATGACAACGTCTGGGTGACCGATATTGGCGGTCATCGCGTGTTCAAGTTCGATCCCTCGGGCAAACTGCTGCTGTCACTGGGGAATGGAAAGCCCGGGGCGGGTGACGACCAGTTCAACAAGCCGACCGACGTCGCCTTCGGGCCTGACGGCGAGTTCTTTGTCGCGGACGGATACGGCAATGCGCGCGTGTTGAGATTTGCAGCCAGCGGCAAGTTGATCAAAACATGGGGAACACCCGGGACGGGGCCGGGAGAATTCGATCTGCCGCACGCGATCGTGGTCGATCCGCGCGAGCGAGTGCTGGTTGGAGACCGCGAAAACAATCGCATACAGATCTTCGACCGCGACGGCGCACTTTTGGAAATCTGGGCCGGCTTCGCTCCCTACGGGCTGGCGTTCAATCACAACGGTATTCTGTTCGTCGCGGACGCTCGAGCGAACCAAATCCTGGAACTCGACGCGAATGGCAAGGTTCGACGCAGTTGGGGGCGGAAGGGGACGGGGCCGGGAGAATTCGATCTGCCGCACATGCTGACGTCTGACGCGGACGGAAATCTGTTCGTGGCGGAAGTCGGCGGAAAGCGGCTGCAGAAGTTCGTCCGGAAATAA
- a CDS encoding ABC transporter ATP-binding protein — MESLARLIPFVWRHRRDWALSVLAALGIAGLWVTALLLVYPLMTVLLKGQTVQVHVSAEIRRQQELAEDLTRRLVNARRELNRLAEQHVPAASRESVRALGIESGLKAKLAEAARQELYYRRLEAWLVPWLPNDRFQLLAVMMVGLLAMTAAKGVCVWAQEVLIGRVVQGTLMAVRERLFRRTLRLDFQTLAATGTPQLMSRFTYDLSQLQQGIELVGGRLIVEPLKLAGCLLFAFCINWRLTLFSLVTVPLIGLLFHRFGRRLKKASHRQLESMARIFRVLEETLHSFRVVQAFRNERLHRRRFAAENRDYFRRAMQIHRIDALTNPTIEMIATAAAFLALLPGAYLVLKDQTSIGGLQLATTPMSFPDLALLYTLLAAVLDPARKLSSVHAKLRKASAAADRIFGLLERTPAVVSGLHRRQIPAPTKELEFRHVTFHYDAAEEGSAPALDDVSATIPCGEIVAVVGGNGSGKSTLINLLPRFFDPQQGQVLIDGVDLRELPLRGLRSCFGLVTQETLLFDRSILENIRLGKPGASDTEIQEASRLAHVAEFAARLPHGLETTAGERGGRLSGGQKQRIALARAILRDPPILILDEATSAIDAESEQLIHRALQEFSRGRTVLIVTHAMSPALLKLVTQVMVMDRGRLLAHGPHEAVLKTCPAYRELFESQVRQRAA; from the coding sequence ATGGAAAGTCTGGCTCGACTGATTCCGTTTGTCTGGAGACATCGCCGCGACTGGGCGCTGTCGGTGCTTGCTGCGCTGGGAATCGCCGGACTCTGGGTGACCGCGCTGCTGCTGGTCTATCCGCTGATGACGGTCCTGCTGAAAGGCCAGACGGTCCAGGTGCACGTTTCCGCAGAGATCCGCAGGCAGCAGGAGCTGGCGGAGGATCTGACGCGACGGCTGGTCAATGCGCGACGGGAGCTGAATCGGCTCGCCGAGCAACATGTCCCGGCCGCGTCCCGCGAATCGGTCCGGGCGCTTGGGATCGAGTCGGGGTTAAAAGCCAAGCTGGCGGAAGCCGCCCGGCAGGAGCTGTATTACCGGCGTCTGGAAGCCTGGCTGGTTCCCTGGCTTCCGAACGATCGGTTTCAGCTCCTGGCGGTGATGATGGTGGGGCTGCTCGCGATGACGGCCGCCAAAGGCGTCTGCGTCTGGGCGCAGGAAGTGCTGATCGGGCGAGTCGTCCAGGGAACGCTGATGGCGGTTCGCGAGCGGCTGTTTCGGCGGACGTTGCGGCTCGACTTTCAGACTCTCGCGGCGACCGGAACGCCCCAGTTAATGTCCCGCTTCACCTACGATTTATCGCAGCTCCAGCAGGGAATCGAACTCGTCGGCGGCCGTCTGATCGTTGAACCCCTGAAGCTGGCCGGCTGCCTCCTTTTCGCGTTCTGCATCAACTGGCGATTGACGTTGTTTTCGCTCGTCACGGTCCCGCTGATCGGCCTGCTGTTCCATCGGTTCGGCAGGCGGCTGAAAAAGGCCAGCCATCGCCAGCTCGAAAGCATGGCCCGGATTTTCCGTGTACTGGAGGAGACGCTTCATTCGTTTCGCGTGGTGCAGGCGTTTCGCAACGAGCGGCTCCACCGCCGACGGTTCGCCGCCGAGAACCGCGACTACTTCCGGCGCGCCATGCAGATCCACAGGATTGATGCCCTGACCAATCCGACGATCGAGATGATCGCGACCGCCGCGGCGTTTCTCGCACTCCTGCCCGGCGCCTACCTGGTCTTGAAAGATCAAACCAGCATCGGCGGTCTGCAGCTCGCGACTACGCCGATGAGCTTCCCGGATCTTGCGCTTCTCTACACTCTGCTCGCCGCGGTCCTCGATCCCGCCCGCAAACTCTCCAGCGTCCATGCCAAGCTGCGAAAGGCCAGCGCCGCGGCGGACCGGATCTTCGGCCTGCTGGAACGGACTCCCGCCGTGGTGTCGGGACTTCACCGACGCCAGATTCCTGCTCCGACAAAGGAGTTGGAGTTTCGACATGTGACATTCCACTACGACGCGGCGGAAGAGGGCTCTGCCCCCGCGCTCGACGACGTCTCTGCGACAATCCCATGCGGCGAGATCGTAGCCGTGGTCGGTGGAAACGGGTCCGGCAAGTCGACGCTGATTAACCTCCTTCCGCGATTCTTCGACCCGCAGCAAGGACAGGTGCTGATCGACGGAGTGGATCTGCGGGAGCTCCCTCTCCGCGGACTTCGCAGTTGCTTTGGACTCGTGACCCAGGAGACTTTGCTGTTTGACCGCAGCATTCTGGAGAACATTCGACTTGGCAAGCCGGGCGCCTCGGATACCGAAATCCAGGAAGCGTCACGGTTGGCGCACGTTGCCGAGTTCGCCGCACGCTTGCCCCACGGTCTGGAGACCACCGCCGGCGAACGAGGGGGGCGCCTGTCCGGCGGACAGAAGCAACGGATCGCTCTGGCCCGGGCGATCCTCCGCGATCCGCCGATTCTGATTCTGGATGAGGCGACGTCCGCCATCGATGCAGAAAGCGAACAACTGATTCACCGGGCGCTGCAGGAATTCAGCCGGGGCAGAACGGTCCTGATCGTGACACATGCCATGTCGCCCGCTCTGCTGAAACTGGTCACCCAGGTCATGGTGATGGACCGCGGTCGGTTGCTGGCGCACGGTCCGCACGAAGCCGTCCTCAAGACCTGCCCTGCCTATCGCGAGCTGTTTGAGTCCCAGGTCCGCCAACGCGCCGCATGA
- a CDS encoding tyrosine-type recombinase/integrase yields the protein MAREKESTRYCWNPDEFRAMLEHCRMKPDLNWLGNILLTLGLTGMRISELAQLCWSDVDLEDQQIRLVDESRRGRRQADAASGHCRVNVAGRFRFTRNCCRPCDSCRATPTVMSFTVRAAVRSNRTR from the coding sequence ATGGCGCGTGAGAAGGAGTCGACCCGGTACTGTTGGAATCCCGATGAATTCCGGGCGATGCTTGAACACTGCCGGATGAAACCAGACCTGAACTGGCTGGGAAATATTCTGCTCACGCTGGGGCTGACGGGAATGCGGATCTCGGAGCTGGCCCAGCTCTGCTGGTCTGACGTCGACCTGGAAGACCAGCAGATCCGGCTCGTGGACGAAAGCCGCCGGGGACGTCGCCAGGCGGACGCCGCCAGCGGACACTGCAGAGTAAACGTGGCCGGTCGTTTCCGATTCACCAGGAATTGCTGCCGCCCCTGCGACAGCTGCCGCGCCACACCGACGGTTATGTCTTTCACGGTCCGCGCGGCGGTCAGATCAAACCGGACACGTTGA
- a CDS encoding helix-turn-helix transcriptional regulator: protein MSDSAQLIRQWTLLRSLSARRHGATLKELAADAGVSQKTILRDLKLLRLLAFPIDETVGEFGRKHWRMTDAGGLPSLNFTLEEAAALYLGRQYLEGLAGTLFWSGAQSAFSKIKSALGDAALRHITKLATRFYLQSHRLTDYTGRAELIDRLMMAIEDRKLTVLTYQSLRSTEPVTYFDIHPYAMVHYRAALYLIAWSRDHGEIRTFKVDRVSDVEVQGLQFERPGDFEPAKFLQHAFGIFAGDGPPRTVRIRFAAPVVRLLEEKTFHPSQTLNRQRDGSVIATYELGTFEEFTSWVLSFGPQAEVLEPAELREQVGRMLVEASGLYEPERPERVKRGRGKG, encoded by the coding sequence ATGTCCGACTCCGCACAACTCATCCGCCAGTGGACGCTCCTCCGCTCGCTCTCCGCACGACGGCACGGAGCGACGCTCAAGGAGCTGGCCGCCGACGCCGGCGTTTCCCAGAAAACCATCCTCCGCGATCTCAAACTCCTGCGACTGCTCGCCTTCCCCATCGATGAAACCGTCGGCGAGTTCGGTCGCAAGCACTGGCGGATGACCGATGCCGGCGGGCTGCCAAGCCTCAATTTCACTCTCGAGGAAGCCGCGGCCCTCTACCTCGGCCGCCAGTATCTCGAAGGTCTGGCCGGGACGCTCTTCTGGTCCGGGGCGCAGAGCGCCTTCAGCAAGATCAAGTCGGCCCTGGGGGACGCCGCCCTTCGGCACATCACGAAACTGGCGACGCGGTTCTACCTGCAGTCGCATCGCTTGACTGACTACACCGGCCGGGCCGAGCTGATTGACCGGCTGATGATGGCCATTGAGGATCGGAAACTCACGGTTCTGACGTACCAGTCGCTTCGCAGCACGGAGCCGGTGACGTATTTCGATATCCACCCGTACGCGATGGTCCACTACCGGGCGGCCCTGTACCTCATCGCCTGGTCGAGGGACCACGGCGAAATCCGTACGTTCAAAGTTGACCGGGTCTCCGACGTCGAAGTGCAGGGTCTGCAGTTCGAGCGGCCCGGCGACTTCGAACCGGCGAAGTTTCTGCAGCATGCGTTTGGCATCTTTGCGGGGGACGGGCCGCCGCGAACGGTTCGGATCCGCTTCGCCGCCCCGGTCGTCCGGCTGCTGGAGGAAAAGACGTTTCATCCGAGCCAGACCCTCAATCGCCAGCGCGACGGCTCCGTGATTGCGACGTACGAACTGGGGACGTTCGAGGAATTCACGTCATGGGTGCTGAGCTTCGGCCCGCAGGCGGAGGTGCTCGAACCGGCGGAACTGCGGGAGCAGGTGGGGCGGATGCTGGTGGAGGCGAGCGGGCTGTATGAGCCGGAACGGCCCGAGCGGGTGAAGCGCGGGAGGGGGAAGGGATGA